Below is a genomic region from Nitrospira defluvii.
CACCTCCACCACCTCCTGCCATCGCTGCTCATCCAGCACGGGATGGGGCAGCGCGATCGACAACAGTTGATTGGGGCGGAAGGCCGGATCGTCCCCCGGTTCGCCATCGACGACATCGTAGAGGTAGCCGCCCGGTTCATACCAGAATCGCCGGTTGAATGATTCTCGCGCCTGCTCCGCCAGTTCAGCCCACTCGGACTCCGGTCGACCGCTAAGACATCCCCACTCGGCGATGCATCGGAGTGCGTTGTACCAGAGGGCTTGGATTTCGACAGGTTTGCCTCGGCGAGGGGTCACGACCCACCCCTCGACCTTCGCATCCATCCACGTAAGTTGATACCCGTCCGCGGCGGCACGGAGCAATCCGTCCCGCCGGTCCACGCCGATCCCGAACCTGGTTCCTCGCACATGATGGTCGAGAATGGATCGCAGCACCGGCTGCAACTCAATCAACAGGTCGCGATCACCTGTCACGCGATAGTACCGATCGAGTGCGTGGAAGTACCACAGGGTGGCATCCGCCGTATGGTACAGGCCTTGCCGTTCTCCCTCGGGAAAGAGATTGGGCAGCAAGCCGTCTTGTACGTAGCCGGCAAAGGTCTTCAGAATGGACCGCGCCTCCTGGTACCGCCCCGTGCAAAGGGTGAGTCCCTCCAAACTGATCATCGTGTCGCGCCCCCAATCGGTAAACCAATGGTAGCCCGCGATGACGGTGCGGGCTTGGTCGCCGGAGGCTCTGGCGAGCGCCTGCTCTTCCACACGCGACCCGGGAGCGACAATGAATTGGTCCGCAGCCAGAGCCAGCCGCTCTTCGGTCTCATCAGCCCCTGCAGCCCGGACCGTGTGTAACAACTTGCCGATCCGCTGAGCCTCCGCCTCGAAGAGGGCTTCGGACCGACATTCAAGATGTTCCCACGGTTCCGTACTGGCGACAAACGCGACAGGTTGCTCTCTCGTCACATCGGCCTGGAAGTAGCCGGGGCTGGACAGGTTCTCCAGATGCTCAGAACCGCGGTCTCGATCGAGGCGATAACAGACCCCGTGGCTGAGGCGTGCATCCGCCACAAACAGACCGCAGGAGGGGCGCAGACACAGTTTCAGCGGCGGAGCGCCGTCACACAGCTGCATTTCGTACCGTCCTTCCACCGCGGTCAGTGGGAAAGGCGGTTGCTTCGCCTCGTGAAGAGCGGCGTCCAGCATACGAAAGGTCACGAACGGACGCACGTGAATGTGAACCGGGTTCCCTTCCAACAGCCGATATTCGACATAGACCGAGTTGTGCCCATAGGGCATCAGCACACGCTTCTCCACACGGCGCCCG
It encodes:
- a CDS encoding amylo-alpha-1,6-glucosidase; this translates as MAVTLPHQVVTLSLPRDCVQDEECLLAREWLVTNGLGGYASSTLLCAPTRRYHGLFVPDLPSPWGRTVMIPRLDEVVLADAGSVYLSGVEFEDGRVDGDLPAVLQEFVRHGQTPVWRYHVAGRRVEKRVLMPYGHNSVYVEYRLLEGNPVHIHVRPFVTFRMLDAALHEAKQPPFPLTAVEGRYEMQLCDGAPPLKLCLRPSCGLFVADARLSHGVCYRLDRDRGSEHLENLSSPGYFQADVTREQPVAFVASTEPWEHLECRSEALFEAEAQRIGKLLHTVRAAGADETEERLALAADQFIVAPGSRVEEQALARASGDQARTVIAGYHWFTDWGRDTMISLEGLTLCTGRYQEARSILKTFAGYVQDGLLPNLFPEGERQGLYHTADATLWYFHALDRYYRVTGDRDLLIELQPVLRSILDHHVRGTRFGIGVDRRDGLLRAAADGYQLTWMDAKVEGWVVTPRRGKPVEIQALWYNALRCIAEWGCLSGRPESEWAELAEQARESFNRRFWYEPGGYLYDVVDGEPGDDPAFRPNQLLSIALPHPVLDEQRWQEVVEVVAEKLLTPVGLRSLSREHSEYKSKYFGDLRARDAAYHQGTVWAWLIGPFIDAWLKVSSDPAQARSLLEGFQRHLLEGGIGTISEIFDAEPPYHPRGCIAQAWSVAEVLRAWQKTRGPSA